A window of the Nibribacter ruber genome harbors these coding sequences:
- a CDS encoding cytochrome c oxidase subunit 3, with amino-acid sequence MDINTKVPTEQRRVNPLKFMLVLLIVSIIMMFAAFTSAYIVRREEGNWLEFNLPAILLVNTVVIVLSSIFMQWAYVSAKRDNMTSLKLALLLTIVAGSAFLVGQWEGWGQLVQDKVFFGGSTANPSGSFLYVLTGVHAFHLITGLVFLIIVVISALKYKVHSKNLTRIELCTIYWHFLGALWIYLYVFLILNH; translated from the coding sequence ATGGATATAAATACAAAAGTGCCAACCGAACAACGCAGGGTGAATCCCCTTAAGTTTATGTTGGTGTTGTTGATTGTGAGCATCATCATGATGTTTGCGGCCTTTACCAGTGCCTATATTGTGCGCCGGGAAGAAGGGAACTGGCTTGAGTTTAACCTGCCGGCTATTTTGCTGGTGAACACCGTGGTCATTGTGTTAAGTAGTATCTTCATGCAGTGGGCTTATGTCTCTGCCAAGCGCGATAACATGACTTCCTTAAAGCTGGCGTTACTCCTCACCATTGTAGCAGGTTCTGCTTTCTTAGTAGGGCAGTGGGAAGGCTGGGGACAGTTGGTTCAGGATAAAGTGTTTTTTGGTGGCAGTACCGCCAACCCGTCTGGGTCTTTTTTGTATGTCCTGACCGGCGTTCATGCTTTTCACTTAATCACAGGCTTAGTTTTTCTAATTATTGTAGTAATTTCGGCGCTTAAGTATAAGGTTCACTCCAAGAACTTGACCAGAATTGAGCTTTGCACCATTTACTGGCACTTTTTAGGCGCCCTTTGGATCTACTTGTACGTATTCTTAATCTTGAACCATTAA